In the Methylophilus sp. 5 genome, one interval contains:
- a CDS encoding colicin immunity domain-containing protein — protein MTTEDIKGEYLQLIDCFLKGEITANEFSLGYLHKMKGDGRLFGKLYDLLEEMFGEANSYTDNQDIYNSDPEFYITDQDLRFKAVALSEKLRYLE, from the coding sequence ATGACCACTGAGGATATTAAAGGTGAGTATTTGCAACTCATTGATTGTTTTTTAAAAGGTGAGATCACTGCTAATGAGTTTAGCTTAGGTTATCTACACAAAATGAAGGGGGATGGCCGTCTTTTTGGTAAATTATACGATTTGCTAGAAGAGATGTTTGGTGAGGCAAACAGTTATACCGATAATCAAGATATATACAACAGTGATCCAGAATTTTACATTACAGATCAAGATCTTAGATTTAAGGCAGTTGCTTTATCAGAAAAGCTTCGATATTTGGAGTAA
- a CDS encoding efflux RND transporter permease subunit — translation MLKRFTMRAIRARYLVIVLAALLMLAGFKTIPNTAMDVFPEFAPVKVEIQTEVPGLSSVETEQLVSIPIEHAMNGIPHMKTLRSKSVLGLSSVVMLFDQGTSLAEARQSVQERLLLARQRLPAIAKPPVMLPPLSSMSRVLKIGLSSKEHSIAELSTQALWTIRPRLMAIPGVANVAMWGLRDQELQVRFDATKLAQHQLTATQVGQRLASAIRPDSGGYLDTAQQRLVVAYDRPTLDKEDYLQMTVGYSNGIPVKLGQVADIDWGHALPIGDAVINQGDGLLLIVEKQPDANTLTVTQQIDRALAELKPALHGVQVDASIFRPATFIEQALQHLKQALVLGIGLVAIILFLFLRNPRAALISLVAIPLSLVTAILLLTWLNVSINTMVLAGLVIALGEVVDDSIIDLENILRAMTLNQQLAQPKPIIKVIAQASYEVRGSVIYATLIVMSVFIPVFFLQGIAGAFFKPLAYGYLLAISASLLVALIVTPVLAYCFLKQNHSPSERASSLPARVEKWLQRGLEKPKHIIAGGGLFLCGMLASLPFLGTEFLPAFKETDFLMHFVERPGTSIAQMKAMTLRASHELMQIEGVRNLGSHIGRAEVADEVVGPNFGELWVSISPTADYAATMQKINQTIAGYAGIFTDVQTYLKERTKEVMSGNSASIVIRLFGNDLDDLRTQAERIRLSIADIDGLIDLKVESQVLIPRIHVRLKTAAADRYGITEAEIKQSLALMTQGQVQGEIYVGQTRFNVRLISHTPAQDSVQALRQIPIQSSTGAILALADIADVYVQPTPNEIKREGASRKIDIAANVAGKDIGSVAQAVEARVQQLDLPDGYYVKFMGEYTEQKTASLTLAMYTLLALLVVFLLILMSLKSLQLTTILFAVLPVAVAGGLIGIWLIGGTLSLGAMIGLIAVMGIAARNGILLISRYQQLRLTGDNTTPRLLITAVSDRFRAISMTTLATSMALLPIIVAGPVSGYEIEHPLAVVIFCGLLSAMVVNLVLLPTLILLFHTDC, via the coding sequence ATGTTGAAAAGATTTACCATGCGCGCCATTCGGGCCCGCTACCTGGTTATCGTGCTGGCAGCATTGCTCATGCTGGCAGGGTTTAAAACTATCCCTAATACCGCGATGGATGTCTTCCCGGAGTTTGCACCAGTCAAGGTCGAAATTCAGACCGAGGTGCCCGGACTCTCCAGTGTCGAGACCGAGCAACTGGTTTCCATCCCGATTGAGCATGCCATGAACGGCATCCCGCATATGAAAACCCTGCGCTCAAAGTCGGTGCTTGGTTTATCTTCGGTCGTCATGTTGTTTGACCAGGGCACATCATTGGCCGAAGCCAGGCAGTCGGTACAAGAGAGGCTGCTACTGGCTAGGCAACGTTTACCTGCCATCGCCAAGCCACCCGTCATGTTGCCACCGCTATCGTCTATGTCACGCGTGCTAAAAATAGGCTTAAGCAGCAAAGAGCATAGTATTGCAGAACTCAGTACCCAGGCATTGTGGACCATACGCCCGCGCCTGATGGCCATCCCAGGCGTTGCCAATGTGGCAATGTGGGGCCTGCGCGACCAGGAGTTGCAAGTGCGCTTTGATGCCACCAAACTGGCACAACATCAACTCACAGCCACCCAGGTGGGCCAGCGTCTGGCATCGGCCATCCGCCCGGACAGCGGCGGTTATCTGGATACGGCGCAACAACGCCTGGTCGTTGCCTATGACCGGCCGACACTGGATAAAGAAGACTACCTGCAGATGACGGTGGGCTATAGCAACGGTATTCCGGTCAAGCTAGGCCAAGTTGCCGACATAGACTGGGGCCATGCCTTGCCGATTGGCGATGCGGTGATTAACCAGGGCGATGGCCTGCTGCTGATTGTAGAAAAACAGCCGGATGCCAATACGCTGACGGTTACGCAGCAGATTGACCGCGCACTGGCAGAACTCAAACCTGCCCTGCATGGCGTGCAGGTCGATGCGTCTATCTTCAGGCCCGCGACCTTTATTGAGCAGGCACTACAGCACTTAAAACAGGCGCTGGTGCTCGGCATCGGCCTGGTCGCCATCATCCTGTTCTTGTTTTTGCGTAACCCCCGCGCGGCCCTGATTAGCCTGGTGGCTATTCCCTTGTCATTAGTCACCGCTATTTTGCTGTTAACCTGGCTCAACGTCAGCATCAATACCATGGTGCTGGCCGGGCTGGTGATTGCGCTGGGCGAAGTGGTGGATGACTCGATTATCGACCTGGAAAACATTTTGCGCGCCATGACGCTGAACCAGCAACTGGCGCAACCTAAACCGATCATCAAGGTGATTGCACAAGCCTCGTATGAAGTGCGTGGCTCGGTCATCTACGCCACGCTGATTGTGATGTCGGTATTTATTCCGGTGTTTTTTCTGCAGGGCATCGCAGGGGCCTTCTTTAAACCACTGGCGTATGGCTATTTGCTGGCGATTTCAGCCTCTTTGCTGGTGGCACTCATCGTCACGCCCGTGCTGGCTTATTGTTTTCTTAAACAAAACCACAGCCCGTCAGAGCGTGCGTCTAGCTTACCAGCACGTGTTGAAAAATGGCTGCAACGAGGCCTGGAAAAACCAAAACACATCATTGCCGGTGGCGGCCTGTTTTTATGTGGCATGCTGGCTAGCCTGCCTTTTTTAGGCACTGAATTCTTGCCTGCCTTTAAAGAAACTGACTTTTTAATGCACTTTGTTGAACGCCCGGGCACGTCTATTGCGCAGATGAAAGCCATGACGCTGCGTGCCAGCCATGAACTGATGCAGATTGAAGGCGTACGTAACCTCGGCTCACATATTGGCCGCGCCGAAGTGGCAGATGAAGTAGTCGGCCCCAACTTTGGCGAGCTCTGGGTCAGCATTTCACCCACGGCGGACTATGCAGCCACCATGCAGAAAATCAACCAGACCATTGCAGGTTATGCGGGCATTTTTACCGACGTGCAAACCTACCTTAAAGAGCGGACCAAAGAAGTGATGTCTGGCAACAGCGCCAGCATCGTGATTCGTTTATTCGGCAATGATCTCGACGACTTACGCACCCAAGCTGAGCGTATCCGCTTATCTATTGCCGATATTGACGGCTTGATCGACCTCAAAGTCGAGTCACAGGTATTGATTCCACGTATTCATGTGCGCCTAAAAACAGCGGCCGCTGACCGTTACGGCATCACAGAGGCTGAGATTAAACAGTCACTGGCGCTGATGACTCAAGGCCAGGTGCAGGGTGAAATTTATGTTGGCCAAACCCGCTTTAATGTGCGTTTAATCAGCCACACCCCCGCGCAAGACAGCGTGCAGGCACTCAGGCAGATCCCAATTCAGAGCAGCACAGGCGCAATTTTGGCCTTGGCAGACATTGCAGATGTTTACGTACAGCCGACACCCAATGAAATCAAACGCGAAGGCGCTTCGAGAAAAATTGATATTGCAGCCAACGTCGCTGGCAAAGATATTGGCAGCGTTGCCCAAGCGGTAGAAGCGCGCGTGCAACAGCTAGACTTGCCTGACGGCTATTACGTCAAATTCATGGGCGAATACACCGAGCAAAAAACAGCCAGCCTGACACTGGCGATGTACACCCTGCTCGCCTTACTCGTCGTGTTTTTACTGATATTGATGAGCCTAAAATCACTGCAGCTAACCACCATCTTGTTCGCCGTGCTCCCGGTTGCTGTGGCAGGCGGACTCATTGGCATCTGGCTCATTGGCGGCACCCTGTCACTGGGCGCCATGATCGGCCTCATCGCAGTCATGGGCATCGCCGCTCGCAACGGCATCTTATTAATCTCGCGCTACCAGCAATTGCGTCTCACCGGCGACAATACGACACCTCGCTTATTAATCACCGCCGTCTCAGACCGCTTCCGGGCCATCAGCATGACCACGCTGGCCACCAGCATGGCCTTGCTACCGATTATTGTGGCAGGCCCGGTGTCAGGCTATGAAATTGAACACCCGTTGGCGGTCGTGATTTTTTGCGGATTATTATCAGCGATGGTCGTCAACCTGGTGCTCTTACCTACGCTGATCCTGTTATTTCACACAGATTGCTAG
- a CDS encoding DNA/RNA non-specific endonuclease, which produces MSAIDRRGQSKTEASPFLLSLKVSAGDGGFNINVNNNTHLKGAVIDSSLAAQTQGKNTLTTGTLTTEDLHNQGDYKASASSVGVSKNLSLNPATQGDQQPAGSPAGTLAQAGIGGLAVADSGHAEGATKSAIAAGTVTITDNAKQQSTTGKDAQQTIATLNRDTQHANGSIDNPFNQQKVQEQLEFLQLAGQLIIQPVAAKVAKWIGDTLDGTSKVAAHAVLGAAVTTLLGTGWQTGAAAGALGDLLPQALEKAFEKDENGRIKNEEAFKAANTIISAALTSATGGDIANTINAGMVTQNAVANNYLKHQEIGKYWDAVAACSKGNDIACKQRDELKAESDKRDAKLAACEGNTSSQCNSLRKEVRYAEAEIIRNGGYGFESDLRSLGTQTQADKTFVSVLDTTEGVLQGGVHAIADGIAALGNGIKTVLIAAYAREGSPAQKEAIEAVVDTGASLAALTDPEVLAKVINGATAAQREQIAAAYENGDAIALGRVTGAVLSNLVGAGTIKNTGKIAEAVKVAEKAAVTETAIAKSLLSRADVDAVKQVSAGSKGNWDKAINSSLDTNTAYVLDNGHAYITDATGRVKEVTGNLNLTTMERNLYQQCVTGKCGNAGDEGGHLIASSLGGAGDKINIVPQAATLNRGDWKAMENQLREALNAGKDVSVKIDIGYPASGGVRPSEFNVTATIDGKTVPFRFKQ; this is translated from the coding sequence ATGTCAGCTATTGATCGTCGGGGGCAGAGTAAAACTGAAGCATCGCCTTTTTTACTCTCACTCAAAGTATCTGCCGGTGATGGTGGTTTCAACATTAACGTTAACAATAACACTCACCTCAAAGGTGCGGTGATAGACAGTAGCCTTGCCGCACAAACCCAAGGTAAAAACACCCTCACCACCGGCACGCTCACCACAGAAGACCTGCACAATCAGGGCGACTACAAAGCGAGTGCCAGCAGTGTTGGCGTGAGCAAAAACCTCAGTCTGAATCCAGCCACCCAAGGCGACCAACAACCCGCAGGCAGCCCTGCTGGCACCTTGGCACAAGCAGGCATAGGTGGCTTGGCCGTGGCAGACAGCGGTCACGCCGAAGGCGCCACAAAGAGTGCGATTGCTGCAGGCACAGTCACTATTACCGACAATGCCAAGCAACAAAGCACCACCGGCAAAGATGCCCAGCAAACCATCGCCACCCTCAATCGCGATACCCAACACGCCAACGGCAGTATAGATAACCCGTTTAACCAACAAAAAGTGCAAGAGCAGCTAGAGTTTCTACAACTGGCTGGTCAACTCATCATCCAGCCTGTTGCCGCAAAAGTCGCCAAGTGGATAGGCGATACCCTGGATGGTACAAGTAAGGTCGCTGCTCATGCCGTGCTCGGTGCAGCCGTTACGACCTTGCTAGGCACAGGCTGGCAAACGGGTGCTGCCGCAGGCGCCTTAGGCGACCTCCTGCCACAAGCGTTAGAAAAAGCGTTTGAGAAAGACGAAAACGGCAGAATCAAAAACGAAGAAGCGTTTAAAGCCGCTAACACAATCATTAGTGCAGCGCTTACAAGTGCTACGGGTGGCGACATTGCCAACACCATCAATGCGGGTATGGTGACGCAGAATGCGGTGGCAAACAATTATTTAAAACATCAAGAAATTGGCAAATATTGGGATGCTGTTGCCGCCTGCTCTAAAGGTAACGATATTGCTTGCAAACAAAGAGATGAGTTGAAAGCTGAAAGCGATAAGCGCGATGCAAAATTAGCTGCATGTGAAGGCAATACAAGCAGTCAGTGTAATAGTCTGCGCAAAGAAGTACGCTATGCCGAGGCCGAAATCATTAGAAATGGAGGGTATGGCTTTGAAAGTGATTTGCGCTCACTTGGTACACAAACCCAAGCAGATAAAACCTTTGTTTCTGTATTAGATACTACAGAAGGTGTTTTGCAAGGTGGTGTGCATGCAATTGCTGATGGCATTGCTGCATTAGGTAATGGTATTAAAACAGTCCTTATCGCGGCATACGCCAGAGAAGGCAGCCCCGCACAAAAAGAAGCAATAGAGGCTGTTGTTGATACAGGTGCTTCACTTGCCGCACTCACAGATCCAGAAGTGCTTGCAAAAGTAATTAATGGCGCTACCGCTGCTCAACGTGAACAAATCGCAGCAGCATATGAAAATGGCGACGCAATTGCATTAGGCAGAGTCACTGGTGCGGTACTTAGCAATCTGGTCGGCGCTGGAACCATCAAGAATACAGGCAAGATCGCAGAGGCCGTTAAGGTCGCTGAAAAAGCGGCTGTCACAGAAACGGCCATTGCCAAGAGTTTGCTCAGTCGAGCAGATGTCGATGCAGTGAAGCAAGTGAGTGCTGGTAGCAAAGGCAATTGGGATAAAGCCATTAACAGCAGCCTAGACACAAATACTGCTTACGTATTGGATAACGGGCATGCCTACATTACCGATGCAACAGGGCGCGTGAAAGAGGTAACCGGTAATTTAAATCTCACTACCATGGAGAGAAATCTTTATCAGCAATGTGTTACCGGGAAATGTGGCAATGCTGGTGATGAGGGTGGACACTTGATTGCTTCTAGTTTGGGTGGTGCAGGTGATAAAATTAATATCGTGCCGCAGGCGGCTACGCTTAATCGTGGTGATTGGAAAGCGATGGAAAACCAGTTGCGCGAAGCATTGAATGCTGGCAAAGATGTGAGTGTGAAGATTGACATCGGATATCCAGCAAGCGGCGGTGTGAGGCCGAGTGAGTTTAATGTGACGGCGACTATTGATGGCAAAACAGTGCCATTCAGATTTAAACAGTGA
- a CDS encoding hemagglutinin repeat-containing protein has translation MQALAAGTAVLAGKNAYDAVSAGMAKSGANVAQQAGGVNVSLSIGSSKSSSTSTQTSNTAQSSQVTAGQNVNITATGAGEQSDITVIGSQIKAGNDASLKADDQVTLLAAQNTDTLNSKNKGSSASVGVSFGTDGLLFTAGASGSKGKANGTDTTWTETTVEAGNKASIASGTDTTLKGAQVKGKQVIANVGTSGQGNLNVESLQDTSAYKDKQQSVGASASVGYGRWGASANVSDSKTKSNYASVHEQTGIYAGDEGFQVNVNGNTDLKGAIIASTDKAIQDNKNSLTTNTLTTSNIENKAEYDAKGMSISAGVGVIQQANGGGFKASPTASAGSSHLSDDTSSVTVSGISSGQVNITDNAAQQQTTGQDSATTVATLNRDVKVNAEGNAVDSQGNATAGTLKQIFDQDKVQRELNAQVQITQAFSQQAPKAAADYAQSQYDKLKNTDPSEAAKWAEGGIYRIALHTALGGLITGDVSGAAGAGAVASAAPLLNQLQSKVTQSLTQAGASSETASTVSQAVAQLTSMGIGSAIGGVAGAGAALVVDTNNRQLHWSNYLNEKQSCNKNPSAQGCSTILAMSGTSSRPLDSSISGISDQMVIGNFDAQGNLVSYTIADNSGQPKFIMQPLEFEVYRNTTPGIRAMMETSPQWALDYASTVIYQAAGQTDKAIDHAATTLTNKQMWVENAVGLLGGVLAGAEIRAAQTIKQVEALGIPDNINVSAQSRHISLIDGRSSLIANPNELLAGIHSGAYTIVRQNRPGTVLIDFGKTIGNFSDNGVLVGPSQYGWVSYGKNGVHIYPANPVQR, from the coding sequence ATGCAAGCGCTCGCGGCAGGCACTGCAGTCCTGGCTGGTAAAAATGCCTATGACGCCGTGAGCGCCGGGATGGCAAAATCAGGTGCCAATGTTGCCCAGCAAGCGGGCGGCGTGAATGTCAGCCTTTCGATTGGCAGCTCCAAGAGTAGCAGTACCTCAACCCAAACCAGCAACACTGCACAAAGCAGTCAAGTCACTGCCGGGCAAAACGTCAATATCACAGCCACCGGGGCAGGTGAACAATCTGACATTACCGTGATTGGCAGCCAGATTAAAGCGGGTAATGACGCTAGCCTGAAAGCAGATGATCAGGTAACCCTGCTTGCTGCCCAAAACACCGACACCCTCAACAGTAAAAACAAAGGCAGTAGCGCCAGTGTAGGCGTGAGTTTTGGAACAGATGGTTTATTGTTTACTGCAGGAGCAAGTGGCAGCAAAGGCAAAGCGAATGGCACCGACACCACCTGGACTGAAACCACGGTAGAAGCAGGTAACAAGGCCAGCATAGCAAGCGGCACAGACACCACGCTCAAAGGTGCACAAGTCAAAGGCAAGCAAGTCATCGCTAATGTGGGCACCTCAGGTCAAGGCAACCTGAATGTGGAAAGCCTGCAAGACACCAGCGCTTATAAAGACAAACAGCAGAGCGTGGGTGCTAGTGCTTCTGTTGGCTATGGTCGTTGGGGCGCCAGCGCAAACGTGAGCGATAGCAAAACTAAAAGCAACTACGCGAGTGTGCATGAGCAAACTGGTATTTACGCCGGAGATGAAGGTTTTCAGGTCAATGTGAATGGTAACACCGACCTCAAAGGCGCCATCATCGCGAGCACCGACAAAGCCATACAAGACAATAAAAACAGCCTCACCACCAACACACTCACTACTAGCAATATTGAGAACAAAGCCGAATATGACGCTAAAGGGATGAGCATAAGTGCAGGTGTTGGCGTCATCCAACAAGCCAACGGCGGTGGCTTTAAAGCCAGCCCCACGGCCAGTGCCGGTAGCAGTCACTTATCTGACGACACTAGCAGCGTCACCGTTAGCGGCATCAGTAGTGGGCAAGTCAACATTACTGACAATGCAGCCCAGCAGCAAACCACCGGCCAAGACAGCGCAACTACTGTTGCGACACTCAACCGCGATGTCAAAGTCAACGCAGAAGGTAACGCAGTGGATAGCCAAGGCAACGCTACCGCAGGCACGCTCAAGCAGATATTTGATCAAGACAAAGTGCAACGTGAACTCAATGCACAAGTGCAAATCACGCAGGCCTTTAGTCAGCAAGCGCCAAAAGCTGCTGCGGACTATGCGCAAAGCCAATACGACAAACTCAAAAACACAGACCCCAGCGAAGCTGCCAAATGGGCTGAAGGTGGCATTTATCGTATTGCCTTGCATACCGCACTTGGCGGTTTAATCACAGGTGATGTGAGCGGTGCTGCAGGGGCAGGTGCGGTCGCCAGCGCTGCGCCCTTGCTCAATCAACTACAAAGCAAAGTCACACAAAGCCTCACACAGGCAGGTGCTAGCAGTGAAACCGCCAGCACGGTGAGTCAAGCCGTTGCACAACTGACTAGTATGGGTATTGGCAGTGCTATCGGAGGTGTAGCAGGGGCAGGTGCTGCCTTGGTGGTGGATACTAATAACAGGCAGTTGCATTGGAGCAACTACCTTAACGAAAAACAGAGTTGTAATAAAAATCCGTCAGCCCAAGGATGCAGTACGATTTTAGCGATGAGTGGCACTAGCTCTAGGCCTTTGGACTCCTCCATCAGTGGTATTTCTGACCAAATGGTCATTGGTAACTTTGATGCACAAGGGAATCTTGTTAGTTACACCATCGCCGATAATAGTGGGCAGCCAAAATTTATTATGCAGCCTTTAGAGTTTGAGGTTTACCGAAACACAACACCTGGTATTCGTGCAATGATGGAAACCTCACCACAGTGGGCGTTGGATTATGCCTCAACGGTTATTTATCAAGCAGCAGGGCAAACGGATAAGGCAATTGATCATGCTGCGACTACTCTGACTAATAAGCAGATGTGGGTTGAGAATGCGGTTGGGTTGCTTGGTGGCGTGTTGGCGGGTGCTGAGATTAGGGCTGCGCAAACAATAAAGCAAGTTGAAGCGTTGGGTATTCCCGACAATATCAATGTTAGTGCACAGTCTAGACATATTAGTCTAATTGATGGAAGGAGTTCACTTATTGCGAACCCAAATGAGTTGCTAGCAGGAATACATAGTGGGGCGTATACAATAGTTCGCCAAAATCGGCCAGGGACTGTATTGATTGATTTTGGAAAAACTATTGGCAACTTCTCGGATAACGGCGTTCTAGTTGGTCCAAGTCAATATGGATGGGTAAGTTATGGAAAGAATGGAGTTCATATTTATCCTGCTAATCCTGTACAAAGGTAA
- a CDS encoding colicin D domain-containing protein has product MAGSGHAEGTTKSAIATGAVTITDNTKQQSTTDKDAQQTIATLNRDTQHANGSIDNPFNQQKVQEQLEFIQLAGQLIIQPVAAQAAKWIGDTLDGTSKVAAHAVLGAAVTTLLGTGWQTGAAAGALGDLLPQALQKAFEKDASGRIKNEEAFKAANTIISAALTSATGGDIAQTINAGMVTQNAVANNWLKHQEKLDRSKYSADCKTGNQDACNNATKLELLDKLRNRDLLNACVNLSPEACAAQLNLDPAAKAYLVENFYTIGFGRVVAQFGENAQKAAPPQQLTDIAISLIPVVGDVTGFAQAESPFDYTLAIIGALGPAGDAAKTLVKEAKLLSETGDAAKAAEKLDEANKSINFMRANLQHSLDRGHGADFGVLGNTNNTTIKQFQDAVNQHLTSQNTKVVNGSYRGNPVTHFVDANTGLNVIKDANGNFLSGWKLSPAQLKNVLERGKL; this is encoded by the coding sequence GTGGCAGGCAGCGGTCACGCCGAAGGCACCACAAAGAGTGCGATTGCCACAGGCGCTGTCACCATCACTGACAATACCAAGCAACAAAGCACCACCGATAAAGATGCCCAGCAAACCATCGCCACCCTCAATCGCGATACCCAACACGCCAACGGCAGCATAGATAACCCGTTTAACCAACAAAAAGTACAAGAGCAGCTAGAGTTTATACAACTGGCTGGTCAACTCATCATCCAGCCAGTTGCCGCACAAGCAGCCAAATGGATAGGCGATACCTTGGATGGTACAAGTAAGGTCGCTGCTCATGCCGTGCTCGGTGCAGCCGTTACGACCTTGCTAGGCACAGGCTGGCAAACGGGTGCTGCCGCAGGCGCCTTAGGCGACCTCTTGCCACAAGCACTACAAAAAGCGTTTGAAAAAGACGCCAGCGGCAGAATCAAAAACGAAGAAGCGTTTAAAGCCGCCAACACCATCATCAGTGCCGCGCTTACAAGTGCTACGGGCGGAGACATTGCCCAAACCATCAACGCAGGCATGGTGACGCAGAATGCGGTGGCGAATAACTGGTTAAAACACCAAGAAAAACTGGACCGTTCTAAATATAGTGCAGATTGTAAAACGGGAAATCAAGACGCCTGCAATAACGCAACCAAACTTGAGCTGCTGGATAAACTGAGAAATCGAGACTTGTTAAACGCTTGCGTCAACCTCTCGCCAGAAGCATGTGCAGCACAACTCAATTTAGATCCTGCCGCGAAGGCCTATCTGGTCGAAAATTTCTATACAATTGGTTTCGGACGTGTCGTCGCACAGTTTGGCGAAAATGCACAAAAAGCGGCTCCACCACAGCAACTAACTGATATTGCCATTAGTTTGATTCCGGTAGTCGGTGATGTTACTGGCTTTGCACAGGCGGAAAGTCCATTTGATTATACTTTAGCGATTATTGGTGCGCTTGGGCCTGCTGGAGATGCTGCCAAGACACTGGTAAAAGAAGCTAAACTACTTTCTGAGACAGGTGATGCTGCTAAGGCGGCGGAGAAATTGGATGAGGCAAATAAGTCTATTAACTTCATGCGAGCTAATCTGCAACATTCTTTGGATAGGGGGCATGGTGCAGATTTTGGTGTCTTAGGGAACACGAACAATACAACCATTAAGCAGTTTCAGGATGCTGTGAATCAGCATTTGACCTCACAAAATACCAAAGTAGTAAATGGCTCATATAGAGGAAACCCAGTAACTCATTTTGTTGACGCCAACACAGGATTGAATGTTATCAAGGACGCTAATGGAAATTTTCTTTCAGGTTGGAAACTATCACCCGCTCAACTAAAAAACGTACTTGAAAGAGGTAAATTATGA
- a CDS encoding Imm42 family immunity protein: MFGTWEFGITFEVLERQDDSHFVFGFFNIVIDDELLIHRGSNWTLDCMIAYLKRTIEDIEAQGLVETNLGKDNAYIQACATRNYYSYIEMELIHALNEFPEDKELSGQIDDYDKKVTNIPFGIEIKSYGELSNYGWRFFLFGAGEEERLIYSKDAGKTVFEKILPRDTVEKVLRSLPDPKSLNV, translated from the coding sequence ATGTTTGGTACTTGGGAGTTTGGAATTACGTTTGAGGTGCTAGAAAGGCAGGACGATAGCCATTTTGTATTCGGTTTTTTCAACATCGTCATTGATGATGAACTGCTAATTCACAGAGGGTCAAATTGGACACTCGATTGTATGATTGCTTACTTAAAAAGAACTATTGAAGACATTGAGGCTCAAGGGTTAGTTGAAACCAACTTGGGTAAAGATAATGCTTACATTCAAGCATGCGCTACCAGAAACTATTATTCTTATATAGAGATGGAGCTGATACATGCTTTGAATGAGTTCCCGGAAGATAAAGAGTTGTCAGGCCAGATTGATGACTATGATAAGAAAGTTACAAATATACCCTTTGGTATTGAGATTAAATCATACGGCGAACTATCAAACTATGGCTGGCGCTTTTTCCTATTCGGCGCTGGCGAAGAAGAGCGCTTAATCTACAGTAAAGATGCAGGTAAAACCGTTTTTGAAAAAATCCTTCCTCGCGACACTGTAGAAAAAGTGCTTCGTAGCCTGCCAGACCCCAAGAGTTTGAATGTCTAA